The following coding sequences are from one Nicotiana tomentosiformis chromosome 3, ASM39032v3, whole genome shotgun sequence window:
- the LOC138907748 gene encoding uncharacterized protein: MKGIMRFGKSGKLSPRFIGTFEVLKRFGEVAYSLALPPNISQVHPVFHISMLWSYHADRSYVLDYSTIKLNESLGNEEESVDIVDGQVCKLRSKKISAAKVQWRGRGGNFGDWGGHTEQISTDIRHSRYDYNPFEEENMFKRWRM; the protein is encoded by the coding sequence atgaagggtatcatgaggtttggaaagagtGGCAAGCTAAGTCCGAGGTTCATCGGTACATTTGAGGTATTGAAGCGAtttggagaggttgcttacagCCTTGCTTTGCCTCCTAACATATCAcaagttcatccagtattccacaTCTCTATGCTCTGGAGTTACCACGCTGATAGGTCCTATGTGTTAGATTACAGTACAATTAAGTTAAATGAAAGTTTGGGTAATGAGGAAGAGTCAGTTGATATTGTTGACGGGCAGGTCtgcaagttgaggtctaagaagatttcagcggcgaaggtccagtggaggggtcgaggaggcaacttcgGAGACTGGGGAGGacatacggagcagatatccacagaTATTCGCCATTCCAGATATGATTATAACCCATTCGAAGAAGAAaatatgtttaagaggtggagaatgtaa